From the genome of Candidatus Caldatribacterium sp.:
AGGTAATCAAAGCCGAATTCCACATTCGTACCATAGGTGATGTCACACCGGTAAGCTCTCTTCCGTTCCTCAGGGGTTGACTCGTGCTGGATGAGTCCAACCGAAAGACCCAAGAACTCAAAAATCGGTCCCATCCAGTACCGGTCGCGCTTGGCGAGGTAATCGTTCACCGTGACGATGTGGACACCTTTTCCCGTAAGGGCGTTGAGGTACGCAGGCATGGTGGCCACCAGAGTCTTCCCCTCGCCGGTTTGCATCTCGGCAATTTTCCCCTGGTGGAGCACCACCGCCCCCATGATTTGAACGTCAAAAGGCCGCATCCCGACGACCCTTCGCGCCACCTCTCGCACCACCGCAAAGGCTTCGTGGAGCAGATCGTCAAGCGTTGCTCCCTGCGCTAATCGCTCTCGGAACTCCTCCGTCTTGCGGGCAAGTTCATGGTCCTTGAGGGCGCGCATGCGCTCTTCAAGGGCGTTAATAGGTTCAACGTACTTTTTTTGAAGCTCCCGAATAATTCGCTCCTGGGCTTTCCTCGCCCATGCTTCTTTCAAGAGGGCAAACATGGCTTTCCTCCCTGGCCACTTCAAAAGCAAGTACCATTATAGCACAGAAGAATACCGGAGAAAGAAAGAGAAGGTTCAGGGTCCATGGCGGGGGAAACCCCGCCATGGATTACTCAAGTACGCAGACGGAGCGGGGCTCAAGAAGGAGAAGGGCTAAACTCTCGGAAACGGAAAAGAGGTAACCGTCACTTTCTGGGCCAATGAATCCCACCGCCAGGTCCTGGCCAAGGACGATTCTTGCGTACAGAGGGTTCACCGCAAGGAGTACACCACCCTCCGCAAAGTACGGCGCTTTCACCACCCGGTCTCCCACGATGCTTCGAATGTGCTCGAGTTCCGACTGAGCGGTGCCAGGGTAGCGACGGAGGAGGAGGTTGTACCTCCCTGGAGCAAGGACCAGGGCAAAAGGTCCATGGAATCCCTGAGCGTCAAGGAGGGATACGGCCTCAATGATATCCTCAGCGGCTTTCCCAGGTTCATCCCAGGAGGAAAGGGAACTCTTCTGCACGCCATCGGCAGTACAGAGGCCCTTCATGTTCCCAACACCCTCAAAGATGAGCCGGTCCTCAAGGCGAACCACTTCTCGAACCGCTTGCACAAGGGGAGCAATATCGAGAGTCACTCCACCTCGTTCAAACTGGGCTATATCAACTTTTTTCAGATGAAAGGTGCGTTCCAAAGCGACGAGAGGCTGCCCTTCAACGACGGCAACGCCTTCTCCGAGAGTTCTTGCCCCCCTGGGGACAAAGGTGAACCCAAGACCAAAGGGTCCCCCAAGGGGAAGAACCTTCCTTCCGGCGAGTTCCCCCTTGGCAATGCTCACCGCTGCATTATCGAGGAGTTCCCAAACCTCTTTCCCGAAAGGCGCGTCTTCCCGACCAAGGTAGGGAGTACTCACTGGCTCTCCTCCTCCCTCAGAGACCCTAAGGTGGGGTTGTCCTGTCCCACAGAGCGAGCTATATCATCGACTTCCTTGGCTCCCTGTTCCATGAACTCGGCTTCGTCTCCGGTGAGAATTTCAAGAAGGCGCAGGAACTCTCCGGCGTGAACTCGCTCCTCATTGGCAATGTCGATGAGAACCTTCTTGGCAAGGGGATGATCGGTAGCCTCCGCGTGGGCCATGTAGAGGTGTACCGCTTCTTCTTCGGCCGCAAGATTCAGTCGAATCGCGCGGATGAGCTCCTCCTTGGTCAATTTCCGACCGGGCACCATTCCACTGAAAGGATTCAGAAATTCCGGCACTGCGACACCTCCTTTGATTTTCCATTCTAAAACCTTACTGCTTTTCCCCTATTCCTGGACCGGGAGCTTCACGACGAGGAAAC
Proteins encoded in this window:
- a CDS encoding preprotein translocase subunit SecA — encoded protein: MFALLKEAWARKAQERIIRELQKKYVEPINALEERMRALKDHELARKTEEFRERLAQGATLDDLLHEAFAVVREVARRVVGMRPFDVQIMGAVVLHQGKIAEMQTGEGKTLVATMPAYLNALTGKGVHIVTVNDYLAKRDRYWMGPIFEFLGLSVGLIQHESTPEERKRAYRCDITYGTNVEFGFDYL
- a CDS encoding bacteriocin family protein; this translates as MSTPYLGREDAPFGKEVWELLDNAAVSIAKGELAGRKVLPLGGPFGLGFTFVPRGARTLGEGVAVVEGQPLVALERTFHLKKVDIAQFERGGVTLDIAPLVQAVREVVRLEDRLIFEGVGNMKGLCTADGVQKSSLSSWDEPGKAAEDIIEAVSLLDAQGFHGPFALVLAPGRYNLLLRRYPGTAQSELEHIRSIVGDRVVKAPYFAEGGVLLAVNPLYARIVLGQDLAVGFIGPESDGYLFSVSESLALLLLEPRSVCVLE
- a CDS encoding Rubrerythrin; this translates as MPEFLNPFSGMVPGRKLTKEELIRAIRLNLAAEEEAVHLYMAHAEATDHPLAKKVLIDIANEERVHAGEFLRLLEILTGDEAEFMEQGAKEVDDIARSVGQDNPTLGSLREEESQ